GCCGCTCTTGCTGCGATTGCCGGCAATGGCCCAGGCGTTGCTGCCCTCGAACTGCGGCAAGCCGTTGTCGGCCAGCGCCTGTTCGGTCAAACGGGCGAGGGCGTTGAGGTCTTTCCAGTCGCTGGCGGCGAGGGCCACGCCAGGTTGGCTGTGGGTTTTGGCGAGGACGCCGTTGGGCTGCCAGTCGAGGTCGAAGATGTTCAGGTAATCGGCGCCGAGCTGATCGCGCACGTAAGTCATCAACGGTTCGGTGCGAAACGCGGCGGCAAAACTGTAGGCCATGTAACCGGCGACGCTGATGCTGTCTTCGGCGGTGAACGGGCGTTTGCTGATGCCCAGCACGTCGAACTCGACCGGCGCGGCGTGGCTGTCCTGATATTGGTTGATCCCGTCCAGATACGCTTGCAGGGCTTTCCACGCCGGCGACTGGCGATCCAGTGCGGCGACATAACGGTCAGCGCGTTCGCGGATGCGCAGGCTGCGGAACAGTTTGTCGGTGTCGAGCAGTTTCGGCCCGAGGACTTGCGCCAGTTCACCACGGGCGAGACGGCGTATGGCTTCCATCTGAAACAGACGGTCTTGGGCGTGGACGTAGCCGAGGGCGCGATAAAGGTCGGTTTCATTCTCGGCGCGCAAGTGCGGCACGCCGCGCTCGTCGTAGCGCACGGTCACCGAGCCTTGCAGGTTGCGCAACTCGACCTGACCCTGACGTATCGGCTGCTTGCTGTACAGGTAAACGCCGACGCCAACGGCCAGCGCGATGATCAGCAAGGCAAGTACGGTCAGGACGCGCTTCATGGTGACTCCCTGTTCTTCTGGCGAACCGCTTTTCTGCAAGGCCGCCGGTGTGAGCTGCCAACGTTTAGCACAGACCTCCCGTGCCGGGCACTGTGGTCCTTGAATAGTCCGGAATGCCTTACTGCGTTTCCACCGGCCACGGGCAATAGCAACCCACCGCCAGCGTGTGCGTCGCGCTGACGCTGCGGCCCTGATTCAACGCTTGCAGGATCGGTTCGATAAAGCTGTTGCTGGAGTTGCAGGTCAGGCCTTCGCTGTACGGGCCGAAATAGGCGAGTTTGCCGGCGCGGTCCCAGATCGCTACGGCGGGGCTGGCCGGAATCTGCTCGGAACCGGGCAAGACGTTGATGCTTTTCAGGCTGCTCAAGGTGCTGGGCAATTGGCCGTGGCTGCCGGGTTTTTGCACTGCGTAAAACTCGACGCCTTGCGCCACGTAGTGCTCGACCAGTTCGCTGAGGTGCTGTTGATTGCCGACATTGCACGGGCAGGCCGGGTCCCAGAAATGCACGAGGCGGATCGCGCCGGGGCCGGCGAGGTCGTCGGGCAGGCGCAGCGGGTCGCCGGAAAACACCGCCGTGTGTTCGCTGAACGCGCGCAAGTAGCGGCCCTGAAACCAGTCGTAAGCCGCCCATAACACGCCGGCGCACACGAGGGCGAGCAGGCTGGCAAGCAGAGTGGTGCGGTAGGCCGGACGCATGGCTTTCAATCCTCGAAGATCGCCCAGCTTGCCATGCTTGCCGCGACAGATGAATATCGCAGGCCCATAAAGTCTGTTTCGCGCTCTGGAATAACCCATGCCTGCCACTTTCGATCCCGATCACCTCCGTGCCAGCCTGCGGCCATTGGCCGAGTGGCAGCCGTTGTCGGCGCAGGGCCAGGCGTACCAGCTTTTTTATGGTTTGGACTTTCCGGGCCGCACGCTGCGCCAGGGGCTGGGGCGTTTTCAAGTGGCGGAATATGAGGTGGTCAGCCAGGTCTGGTGGCCGGAGCGGGCGAAAGCGACGTTGTTTGTGTTTCACGGTTTCTACGATCACACCGGTTTGTATCGACATGTGATCGAGTGGGCACTGGATCAGGGTTTTGCGGTGATCGCCTGTGATTTGCCGGGGCATGGACTGTCCAGCGGCGAGCGCGCGAGCATCAAAGATTTCGCCGAGTATCAGGACACCCTGCAAGGCTTGTTCGTCGAAGCGCAAACGCTGGGTCTGCCGCAACCGTGGCACCTCTGCGGGCAGAGCACCGGCGGCGCGATCGTGATCGATCATGTGCTCAATCACGGCGTCGACAGCCCGGCGCAGGGCCAGGTTATTTTGCTCTCGCCGCTGGTTCGGCCACGCGCGTGGGGCTGGTCGCAGCTGAGTTATCACGTGCTGCGGCCGTTCGTCAAAGGCATCGCCCGGCGCTTCAGCGAGAATTCCAATGACCCGGCGTTTCTGCCGTTTCTGCAGGCCGATCCGTTGCAGCCGCTGCGTTTGCCAACGGCATGGGTCGGGGCGCTGCGGCGCTGGATCAGGCGTGTCGAAGGGGCGCCGAAGAGTTCGCGGCGACCGCTGATCGTGCAGGGGCAAGCGGACATGACGGTGGATTGGCAGCATAACCTTGCGGTGTTGAACGCCAAGTTCGATCGGCCGCAGGTGTTGATGCTGCCGTTGGCGCGGCATCATTTGGCGAATGAGACGGCGGCGTTGAGGGAAGAGTATTTCGGGTTTTTGACCAAGCGGATCAAGGGGCGGAATCTTTAGGGGCCTTACCAGCCTCTTCGCGGGCAAGCCTCGCTCCTACATTTGGAATGCATATCCCCTGTAGGCGCGAGGCTTGCCCGCGAAGGCGATCTATCAGGCACCAAAAAATCACTGGTAGGGCTAAAAATCCTACTGCCCCACCGCCAACCCCGCCCGAATCGCTGCCAGCGCAGCCTGGTAATACGCTTTGCCTTCCGCCGATTCGGCGAACGTTGCGAATTCTTCCAGCTCGTTATCCGACAAGTCGCGATAGACGTAGAGCAGCGTGTTGTTGAGGTCGGCGCTCATTTGATCCATCAAGCGCTGGCGCTGGCCGTTCAACATGCCCGGCGCCTGACCGCCACCGAGTAAACCGGGGATCATCGAACTCAAGCTGTCAGCGGCGATGCCGGCAATCGCCAGCGTCACTTCGGCGCCGGCCTCGCGGGCGGGCAGGGCCTGGGCGAGGTGGCCGATGATCAGCAGGCGGCTGTCACTGGCTTGGATCTTGGGCAGCCCCGTGGCATTTTTCGCCAGTTGATCGCGGCGGGTCGCCAGCAATTCAGCGGCAACGATCTTCTTGCCCAGCGGCGACTGGAAAAACGTCAGCGCTGGTTTCGGATCGGCGAGGGTCTGGCGAAATTGCGCTTCGGCGCGCTGATCCATGGCTTGCGGGGCGAAGCGCTGGTTGCTGTTGTTCAGCAATGCCTGAAACACCGCCGGCGGCAGGCTGTTCTGGTAGCGCTGCTGCGCGGCCGACAGGGCTTCGTTGAAATGCGCGCGTTGTTCTGGCCAACCGGCGACCTTGTACAACTGGTCGTGGTCGTCTGCCCACGCGGGCAAAACGCAGAACATCAGCAGTGAGAAAAGCAAACGGCGCATAGGGACTCCTGTCAGCAGGCGACTATTCTCCGTGCGGTACAAGAACTTGTCGAGAATTCGTATCAGCCCGCTGCGCGGCTCTGTCGGATTTGCAGGCACAGGAATACTATGCGCGCCATGCAAATATCCTCTGATCACCCACTGCTGTTACGTATCGTCGACGACCTGGCCGAACGGGGCTGGTCGCAGCAGAATATTTTCCTGCCTCTGGGTCTGACCCGGGAGTTGGCGGCTGAGTGCCGTAAACGTGCAGCCGAGGGTGAATTGGCGCCGGCAGCGGTAGGCCGTGGGCCGACTTCGGAGATTCGCGAAGGCATTCGCGGCGACCATATTCAGTGGCTCGAACCGGGTGAAGCCGAATCCTGCGACAGCTACCTGAGCCTGATGGACAGCCTGCGCGAGGCGATGAACCGTGGTTTGTTCCTCGGTCTGGAAGACTTCGAAAGCCACTTCGCGATGTACCCGCCCGGCGCGTTCTACCTCAAGCATGTCGACCGTTTTCGCGACGATGACCGGCGCATGGTGTCGGCGGTGATCTACCTCAACGATGCGTGGCTGCCGGAGCATGGCGGCGAATTGCGCATGTATTTGAAGGGCGGCGTCGAACACAACGTGGTGCCCACCGGCGGCTGCCTGGTGGTGTTCCTGTCGGGCGAGGTGCCCCACGAAGTCCTGCCCGCGACCCGCGATCGCCTGTCATTGACCGGGTGGTTTCGCCGGCGCGGCAACGAGCCGTTCTGATCATGCAAAAGATTCTGGTAAGCCGCTGCCTGCTCGGTCACCGCGTGCGCTACGACGGCGGCGCGAGTGGGCCGTTTGATCTGTTGGACCAGTGGATCGCCGAAGGTCGGGTGGTGCCGTTGTGCCCGGAAGTCGCGGGCGGGCTGCCGACGCCGCGCGCGGCGGCGGAAATACCGGGCGGGCAGGGCGCTGAAGTGCTCGATGGCCAGGCCTCGGTGATCACCACCGACGGCGAGGACGTCAGTGCGGCGTTTCTGTCGGGGGCATGGCAGGCGCTGGAACTGGTGCAAAAGCACGCGATCCGGATTGCCGTGTTGAAGGCCCACAGCCCGTCGTGCGGAAATGTGCTGACCTATGACGGCACGTTCAGCGGCGTGAAAGTCGCCGGCGAAGGCGTGACCGCGGCGCTGCTCAAGCGCCATGGCGTGCAAGTGTTCAGTGAGCTGGAGTTGATTGAGGCGGCGCTGGCTTTGAGAGCTTTGAGCTGATCCTGAATCCACCCCTCACCCTAACCCTCTCCCCGGAGGGTAGAGGGGACTGACCGAGTCGTCCTTGGAGCTACATCGACCTGAATTACCGAGTTGGACTCGAGTCTTGAAAAAAGCAGGTCTACTGCGATCAAACGCCGAACTCAGGCCTTGAAGACCATGGAGATCGGCTCCCTTTCCCCTCTCCCCAAAGGGTAGAGGGACTGACCGAGTTGTCCTTGGAGCTACATCGACCTGATTACCGAGTTGAACTCAAGTCTTGAAAAAAGCAGGTCTACTGCGATCAAACGCCGAACTCAGGCCTTGAAGACCATGGTGATCGGCTCCCTTTACCCTCTCCCCAGAGGGTAGAGGGGACTGACCGAGTTGTCCTTGGAGCTACATCGACCTGATTACCGAGTTGAACTCAAGTCTTGAAAAAAGCAGGTCTACTGCGATCAAACGCCGAACTCAGGCCTTGAAGACCATGGAGATCGGCTCCCTTTCCCCTCTCCCCAGAGGGTAGAGGGGACTGACCGAGTTGTCCTTGGAGCTACATCGACCTGAATTACCGAGTTGGACTCGAGTCTTGAAAAAAGCAGGTCTACTGCGATCAAACGCCGAACTCAGGCCTTGAAGACCATGGAGATCGGCTCCCTTTCCCCTCTCCCCAAAGGGTAGAGGGACTGACCGAGTTGTCCTTGGAGCTACATCGACCTGATTACCGAGTTGAACTCAAGTCTTGAAAAAAGCAGGTCTACTGCGATCAAACGCCGAACTCAGGGCTTGAAGACCATGGAGATCGGCTCCCTTTCCCCTCTCCCCAGAGGGTAGGGGGGACTGACCGAGTTGTCCTTGGAGCTACATCGACCTGAATTACCGAGTTGAACTCAAGTCTTGAAAAAATGCAGGTCTACTGCGATCAAACGCCGAACTCAGGCCTTGAAGACCATGGAGATCGGCTCCCTTTACCCTCTCCCCAGAGGGTAGAGGGGACTGACCGAGTTGCCCTTGGAGCTACATCGACCTGAATTACCGAGTTGAACTCAAGTCTTGAAAAAAGCAGGTCTACTGCGATCAAACGCCGAACTCAGGCTTTGAAGACCATGGAGATCGGCTCCCTTTCCCCTCTCCCCTCTGGGGAGAGGGTTGGGGTGAGGGGTGGATCTAAAGGCCTCAAAAATCTCAGGGCTTGGGCTCTACACTCGTATCCGCCCCGAACCATTTCTGCGTCAACGCCTCCAGGCGGCCATCGGCCTTGATCCGTTGCAGCGCGTTGTCCAGGCTCGCGTGAAACGCCGGGTTACCTTTCTGGAACGGAATCGCCAGGCTCACCGGCTCGCTGGCCTTCGGCGCCTCGGCGTTCAACGATTGCACCAGCAGCATCGACTGCGGTTGCGCCGGTTTCTGCGCGATCAATTGCGCATCGGTGTGGCTGTAAGGCTGGCTGAAGTCGAAACGATCCTTGAGTTCCGCGGTCATTGCTATGTGGTTGATGGCGACGTCGTACTTGCCGGTTTCGACGCCGGGCAGCAGGTCGCCGTTATCGGTGACGACGAAATCGGCGCGCACATCCAGCTCATTGGCCAGCAACTGACCCAACTCGACTTCGAACCCGGTCAGTTTGCCGTCGTCCTTGAAATTGAAGGGCGGTGTATTAGCCTCTAAAGCGATGCGCAATTCACCGCGATCGAACACATCGTCAATCAGTTCGGCATGAGCCAGCGGGCTCAAAAGGGGTAGCAGGCAGATCAGGCCAGGCAAAAAGCGCATGGTCACTCCTTTGAATTCATTATTGCGATGCTCTGATTCAGGCTCGCTTTGCTATGGTTGTCGAGGTCCTTCGACAACGAATGGCCGTGAAGTTGTCACGGCCGTGCGGATTTTACGGAAAAACTGGAGAAGAGAATGAAAACGTTCATGTCACGAGCAGCGTTGGCTGGCCTGTTGATGGGTGCTTCGATGCTGGCAACGGCCGCCACTCCGGCCCCCAAGGGCGCTGAAGCGTTCATTGTTTCCCCGGAAGACGGCGCCACCATCAAACAGGACGCGGTAATCAAGTTCGGCGTCAAGGACATCTCCCTGGCGCCGGCCGGTGACTCGACTGCGCATTCAGGTCACCACCATTTGCTGATCGACACCGCGCCGATTGCCGCCGGTCAAGTCATCCCGGCAGATGCCAAACATGTGCATTTTGGCAAAGCGCAGACGGAAGTGAAGGTTTCCGATCTGAAACTGACTCCAGGCAAACACACTTTGCAGCTGGAGTTGGGCGACATGGGACACATGGCTTTCGAGCCGCCAATCGTTTCGAAAAAGATCACCGTCAACGTCGAATGATGTTTTCGCAAGCATGAAAAAGGGAGCCTGAAGGCTCCCTTTTTTTATCGCTCAAGCAACTGTCAGAACAACACGCGGCAACGAATGGTGCCGTTGATGTGCTGCAGTTTCTCCTGGGCGATTTCCGAGTAATCGGCGTCGACGTCGATCACGACGTAGCCGACTTTCTCGTTGGTCTGCAGGAACTGACCGGAAATGTTGATACCGTTTTCGGCAAAAACCTTGTTGATCTCGCTCATCACACCCGGAATGTTCTCGTGGATGTGCAGCAAACGGTGCTTGCCAGGGTGAGCCGGCAGGGCC
The window above is part of the Pseudomonas prosekii genome. Proteins encoded here:
- a CDS encoding transporter substrate-binding domain-containing protein, whose translation is MRFLPGLICLLPLLSPLAHAELIDDVFDRGELRIALEANTPPFNFKDDGKLTGFEVELGQLLANELDVRADFVVTDNGDLLPGVETGKYDVAINHIAMTAELKDRFDFSQPYSHTDAQLIAQKPAQPQSMLLVQSLNAEAPKASEPVSLAIPFQKGNPAFHASLDNALQRIKADGRLEALTQKWFGADTSVEPKP
- a CDS encoding DUF6436 domain-containing protein; amino-acid sequence: MRPAYRTTLLASLLALVCAGVLWAAYDWFQGRYLRAFSEHTAVFSGDPLRLPDDLAGPGAIRLVHFWDPACPCNVGNQQHLSELVEHYVAQGVEFYAVQKPGSHGQLPSTLSSLKSINVLPGSEQIPASPAVAIWDRAGKLAYFGPYSEGLTCNSSNSFIEPILQALNQGRSVSATHTLAVGCYCPWPVETQ
- a CDS encoding DUF523 domain-containing protein, which gives rise to MQKILVSRCLLGHRVRYDGGASGPFDLLDQWIAEGRVVPLCPEVAGGLPTPRAAAEIPGGQGAEVLDGQASVITTDGEDVSAAFLSGAWQALELVQKHAIRIAVLKAHSPSCGNVLTYDGTFSGVKVAGEGVTAALLKRHGVQVFSELELIEAALALRALS
- a CDS encoding phospholipase BipL — encoded protein: MPATFDPDHLRASLRPLAEWQPLSAQGQAYQLFYGLDFPGRTLRQGLGRFQVAEYEVVSQVWWPERAKATLFVFHGFYDHTGLYRHVIEWALDQGFAVIACDLPGHGLSSGERASIKDFAEYQDTLQGLFVEAQTLGLPQPWHLCGQSTGGAIVIDHVLNHGVDSPAQGQVILLSPLVRPRAWGWSQLSYHVLRPFVKGIARRFSENSNDPAFLPFLQADPLQPLRLPTAWVGALRRWIRRVEGAPKSSRRPLIVQGQADMTVDWQHNLAVLNAKFDRPQVLMLPLARHHLANETAALREEYFGFLTKRIKGRNL
- a CDS encoding 2OG-Fe(II) oxygenase, whose product is MRAMQISSDHPLLLRIVDDLAERGWSQQNIFLPLGLTRELAAECRKRAAEGELAPAAVGRGPTSEIREGIRGDHIQWLEPGEAESCDSYLSLMDSLREAMNRGLFLGLEDFESHFAMYPPGAFYLKHVDRFRDDDRRMVSAVIYLNDAWLPEHGGELRMYLKGGVEHNVVPTGGCLVVFLSGEVPHEVLPATRDRLSLTGWFRRRGNEPF
- a CDS encoding DUF2059 domain-containing protein translates to MRRLLFSLLMFCVLPAWADDHDQLYKVAGWPEQRAHFNEALSAAQQRYQNSLPPAVFQALLNNSNQRFAPQAMDQRAEAQFRQTLADPKPALTFFQSPLGKKIVAAELLATRRDQLAKNATGLPKIQASDSRLLIIGHLAQALPAREAGAEVTLAIAGIAADSLSSMIPGLLGGGQAPGMLNGQRQRLMDQMSADLNNTLLYVYRDLSDNELEEFATFAESAEGKAYYQAALAAIRAGLAVGQ
- a CDS encoding DUF4399 domain-containing protein: MKTFMSRAALAGLLMGASMLATAATPAPKGAEAFIVSPEDGATIKQDAVIKFGVKDISLAPAGDSTAHSGHHHLLIDTAPIAAGQVIPADAKHVHFGKAQTEVKVSDLKLTPGKHTLQLELGDMGHMAFEPPIVSKKITVNVE